The Phaseolus vulgaris cultivar G19833 chromosome 5, P. vulgaris v2.0, whole genome shotgun sequence genomic interval GGTAAATTCCATGCACCTAAATTGTCTAAATTGTCTAAAAGATTAAGTAACATCATCAATGCTCTCCTTAAACACATGGAtacttatttttctatttgttgAATTTGTAACACAAACTTGTATATGCAGCGACTGACATGGTGCCAACTAAAATCTGTTGGTGTACAAAATGCTAAAAGAGGGTTACACTCTATCGAGATCCCTTCCCCTTGGAAAccagaacctgaaaacacagaTTTTTATAAAGACAGAATCAACACCCTTATGGTGGTTTCAACCCTTATAACTACAGTAGCATTTGCTGGAGGTTTTACTTTGCCTGGTGGAAATAATAGTTGTACTCCAGGACAAGGCATGGCTGTTATGCTGAATCACATGTGGTTTAAACCATTTATTTTTTGCATCACAGCATCCATGTATGGTGGCATTAGTGTTACTATTATACTCATTTGGGCTCAATTGGGAGATATAACTTTGACTCTTTTGGCCCTTAATGTGGCAATGCCCCTTTTAGGAGTCACTCTCGCAACCCTATCAATGGCATTCTTGGCTGGTGTCCATCTTGTTATAAGCGATCTCAGTTGGCTGGCCACTACTGTTCTAATTTTGTGTGTGGTCTTCATTCTCCTACTTTTGTTACTGTACACTCTTCTTTGGTTCCCCTCAAAATCAAGCAACCTAATAATGCGATACATTTATTTCTATCCTTTTCGGTTTCTGACATGGTTATTTGAAGATTCAATTGAAGGTAGGCAATTTTGGATACACTACTGAAGTTTGTGCATCTTTGTTGACTTGTTTTCTTCTTTAATCCTCTTTGAGATGGAGATTGAACTTCATTTTGTGCATCTTATTTGGAGTTTTGCATCTTATAAAATTGCATGCTACTAGCTAATCATCGTTTTCATATACAAAATCATTTAGCTTTATGAGCTCTAAAATCCTTTATCAATGTTTTATAATCCAGAATGTGAGAATAGTGCTCTTTGAAAGGAATTTTATATGTACATacatcattaaaataaaaataaaaaaattattgtgtcTAAGTATTAATAAATAAGTCTTGTATAGTGACTATGTACATTTTTTGCAAAttaaaaaggatttttttttatcttttaattctTGTATTCTTATCCTTGTAGCAAGAATGTTCTTGTTCTATAAAAAGTATACTAGTAGCATGCTTATGCTGCAatgccattttttttttcatataatgactttaattatttattgagtTTCAAAAATGAATATGAGATTCCTTAATTTGAATTCAAATGGACGAAGTTGTCAATGATGCTACATTATCAATTTCATAAGTTTACAATGAATTGTTAAGTGTCATGAAATTATGTTGGTGTGATGAAACTCAATTATTCATCTTTTATGAATGATTTGCtttatgttttcaaaaaaaGACATGAATGAttatattagttattatagtTGGATTTTGCTTTTATTGATTAAGAGAGCtatatctcgcttgagcgagatagcACCAGTGAAGTTGGGTTGGACATCGTTTTGTTCAATCAAGTGAGCCCattctcgcttgagtgagaatcCACTTAAGCCCatgaaaattaggttaaatagggggcttgagGAACAACCCTAATGTGCGAAATTGAGAGGAAgacaccattgagtgacttgtaacccaactgggagaatagaaggtgttagaagatgtgtggctaattctaccctttgggattgagagtaatttgttcaaactcttatgtattgaggttatatttaaatataaatattcttttcttgattgattattggtactattgttttgcttctaattcttgatctagaatcttGAATATGACtagaaagtatttttagggttctaacctaaacaataatacataacatatttgagtgctagaaatagacttgaaatgttaattctTATCAAGGTTTGATCTTAAaagataagttttttttttatataattatgtgaggaatcgatatttagaaagcatcttaataattttatatgcgagacattgatataaatgatttttgaaCGGGCattaatatcaatcaaaggGCACAATATTActatgctaatcaaaatacaaaagagtgagaaagatgaaatccaatccctatttttccaatcgAAGCAAAAAAtctttacttttattattttgttttatatgtagtgaatattttacttgattattcaactgttctttgtgggttcgatattcgtccttagggacacatTATTATTTTTGACAATGCGGTGCATTttccgtaaaaagtcatcaaacGCCTTAAATACACCCAAGAGAGACAAGTCAGGGAAAGCAGATGGGAGCCTAGAAGAGCTACTAGACATTATATGCACTATGGAAGtcaggaagaagaagaagattggaGAGTGCAAAATTTTGAAGCTAGGCGCCATCAACCCCAACATCAACAAAAGAAGTCTATTCCTTTTGTAAAATTACCTAGTTTTAATGGGATAGTGACCCAAACATTTATCTAGGATGGAAAGCTAAAGTAGAACAAAGGtttaatgtgtatgaggtcGTAGATGACCAAAAGTTTAAGTTAGTTCCCTAGAATTTAAGAATTAtgtcatgcaatggtggcatcaactTGTAATGGAAATTGGGTTAAACAAGAAGTCAGTCGTGGTCTCTTGGCACAATCTAAAGTTATGCATGCACGTGGTTTGTTCCTCCTctttataggaaggaactcttgttgaagttCCCACAACTTCATCAAGGATCTAAGAGTGTAGACGAGTATTTCAAAGATTTAGAAGTAACcttgactaaaattaatatgcatgaaaGTGGAAAGTCAAAGATTGCTAGATTTGTGAGTGGATAACGGCGAAAAATACAAGATgttgtagaattatatgagtatacttctttggaaaaatttgttcaccTAGCCAAGGTTGAATCACAAGTTTTGAAgagaaattcttttaaaaatactcataatgatggcttttaCAAATCATCTTGGAAGGACAAACTTAAATTTCAAAACCAAGACTCTCCTTCCAATTTCTCAAAAGAAACTACCCCAcatcataaaaattataaagataaaCCTTTAAATCCTAAAtcacccaccaaaacctcaagcaaaaaatgctttaaatgtctaggttttgggcacattgctgctaattacCCAAGTAAAAGAACAATGATGGTTAAAGGGGGGATAGTCGTGAGTGACCATAGTTCCTAATTATCTAGAGCTAGCTCTCCTTCCTCTTCAAAAACCCCAAGTGAGGACGAATGTGAAATACCGAGTGAAGGTGATTTGTTAGTAGTAAGGCGCATCTTAGAACAACttcaaaaaccttttgatgaaagtcaaagagaaaatattttccacacccGATACCTTATTAATGACAGATTATGTTCCTTGATAATTGAAGGGGGTAGTTGTAcaaatgtggcaagtacaatAGTGGTGAAGAAACATGGATTACCCACCATTTCTTAAGGGTGGTCATGGattgaatttttcaaaatccaatctagatccaataaaatggattggatttaaaattcatatccattttaactagatcaaatttatttggattttttcaaTTAGATTATATTAACTAGATCCACTTTGTAAATTAGATTAAATCAACTTTCtcaattagattaaatccactttgttaATTAGATTCAATCCACCTTGAACTAAGCCTTGGCCGACTCAACTTGAGACGGTCACGGGCACACTCAAATCGACGTGGACTTAGGCCCACTCGACTCGACAACAACCTGGATCGACTAGGCTCGACATCGGACGGGGCCGACTCATCTCAAAATCGATCCAGGAAGACTCGACTCAACATTGATGTGGGCGGACTCGGCTTGACCTCAACCTGAGCCAACGTGGCTCGACATTGGCCTGGGTGGACTCGGCTCTACATCATCCAGGGTCGAATcagctcgacatcgacccgggtaAACTAAGCTCGTAATCAGCCTAGGCCGACTCGTCTCGACATCAGCCTGGGCCGACTCGGCTTGAGATCGATTCGGGCCGACTCGGCTTGTTATCATCCCCGGTCGACTCTACTCGATATCATCCCGGGccgactcgactcgacatcggcttgaCATGGGTCCAAGTTGACTTTGCTCGAAATCGACCTGGGTCGAAACGGATCGACATCGGCCTTGGCAGACTCAGCTCACCATCATTCCGGCCTGACTCGGCCCGACATCAGCTCGAACGAAGTCGGTTCAACATCAACCCGAATTGACTCGGCTTGACATCGGTCGGGCTGACTCCGCTCGACATGGGTTCGGGTCGGTCCGGGTGGACTCTGCTTAACACCGGCCTGGGTCAACTCAGATCGACATGGGTTCGGACCGACTCGGCTCGACTTGGGCCTGCTCTGACTCGACTCAACATGGGTTCTTCTCTGACTTGACTTGGTTAAACCTGGTCTTGGGgcaagtcaaaatccaacccaaaatcCAATTTGGATAAGCAAAAAATTTATCCaatctatatctaatccatatccaattaaatggattggacttaaaataaaataaaaaatatggatttggatttgagataaatccatttaaatggattaaaagtTATAAGGATTTTGATCATTATGGATTGGATTTGACAATTTGTATTTTTTGCCCACCCTTACCATTTCTCATACACAACCCTACAAATGGCAATGGTTAAGTGAAGAGggtgaaataattgttaataaacaagtcctcatataTATGTCaattggcaaatataaagatgaggtgttatgtgatgttgtgctcATGGAAGCAACCCATATTCTTTTAGGAAGTCCATGGCAATATGATAGGAAAactttacatgatggcctaactAACAAGATTTTTGTTCACTTGCAAGGCCATAAGATCATATTGAAACCTCTATCTCCAAAAGAGGTAAATaaagaccaaataaaaatgaaacaaaaaagaaaatttgaaaaagatgacgAAAAAAAAAAGGCGGCTCATCACCTCACCAAATGTGGTGAAAACCATAATGTTGATTCGTCCAAAAGTAAATATTGTCGGCTCACTTTGGTACTTTCCTTTTTTCTCTTGTTTATCTATTCATAACTCTATTTACATACAACATTTGTTAGAGAAATGTgggaatatttttcaaaatccttCTAAAGGTTTACACCGTATAGGAAGCTTTTCATACCAAACTCCTAAAATTCAATAAACATAAGTTTTCTTCACAACTCACATAGAAATCAAGTGAACAAATTAACTACGTTATttgcaggagttctaaattcgaggtcaAATTCTTTCCAACCTGGGGGATACAACTCAATTCGAAAagcagatgactaaggacaccaCAAACACTTCACAATTAGGTCAATCATCTCAGTATCCAAGACAAGACCCTACCAAACATCAGAAGGACCTCAACAAAAGAAGAATTGGACAtagtgttgggtttaatagtgccaaagttcaagagggggggtgaattgaccttttaaaactttcacgcagaaacagtgtttaacacagttttacagaaaataaatcgatttatgtgaaaatgaatagatttatttcagcactgtttttttttttgaaaaatgtttatatagcaaggttaatcacaagattatgcagatagattttccagatgcacacacacagatatcaaaTTGAAAAGCAGTGAAACACAGAAAACAGCAAACCTTAATTCCAATTAATGtgatttaggttcagttaagggcttgacaattagtgagacaatctatcacactcaacctgttttattagcctttaacagattatcagtgttcttattgaaaccagacagttttccagaaattaagaactgTATGCACAgcgcccagaaagaacagatttattttcaattgaacagatttatttctttgctgttttatcaattatgcagaaacgaaattgcagagagtgagagagaatgaacacaagcagttatactggttcactcaactgagctacatccagtcttcaccaaaaccaggtggaaatcactaaaacacagtacaaccaagtacaattcccactgttcttgaaacctacaagaacttaggtactcttgctgaaaaaacctatttcagcacacacacactctccaagaaaacctatcaagaatagtgttcaaccaaactattacaaaaaatgagaagtgaaacgactacacctgattgaggatacaaagatctgccttaaaccagtaggcaagattgctagaacagtagctgcacctcacaccaagcttttggaaccaaatcaagaacaagcactttgtgatttttgaaatctttgaagaacaaatgctaatcctttgtaaacacttaattctctgctgtcaaaacttgtttttgcaaatgtatgaatgaatattaaactcagaaacaagttttcattttatagaaaaccaacttataacaaaattttgaaaaacagttaaagctgttataaaatgaacagatttattttcaaaagcagttagagaatttgttaagtgaggagacttagtcaacccttctggtgctgagataaaactgaaaaacgtttaagcttgacatggcaccaaaGACAAAaggaatctattcatttacagatgaacagatttatttttcaaaatgaaaacagagaaagtttaactatttaaaactcagtcgttttgaaagatagaagacttagtcaaaatacatgatgcacaaaatctaatttttacaagacttagccaaggcatcagtgtaaaaatgaatctgtttatttagaaaagaacagatttatttttatgcagtaaacgtgttttttttttttaaacatgtgaaaaacagtttaagaaaacttatgcttgttcttatcacatggtcagtggttatgaggtgagttactcagcaaaaagcccactcttagacaacctctaagcactacctaagacacacttaaagcaaagcaaaatacaaatgaaatgtacatagaagtcttcatcaaacacaatcttgaaggggcagcaaccatcttcaacacataGGTCAGAGCAtaaaatgttctttcttctagtctttttacaagacaagtttatgtaaataattttgtCTCTTTCTGgaggtccaaatagaagaataagctagagtatGGTGTACTTAGTAAATTGGGATTGTGCCAAGTCCACCTATCATGACATGCACacttaggtttagggtttatttgACCTACGTTCTAGAAGGTGTCTCACAAATTATGTCCCTACTCGTCTCACTCTTGCTCCCCGAGTCACTCTCTCCTTTATAATGTCTTGTCTCATGTATTttaacacattgaattttgagtaGAAAAGAAACTTTGTCAGAGTGTTTAGTGAGTAGAGTCTCCTATTATCTTTGCGCCTTATCTTGAGAGCACAacacctcaagtggcggctcttcacTCATCGTGGAGTTTTCTCCCCCTCCAAGTGGCGCGACACACCTTCATCAACCTAAACTTCTCTTtcctttcatcttttttttCCATTCCTTTATGTTCTTGTGTTCATCTTTGCCTATTCAGTTTCCATTTTCTTTGTTTCCCCCATATGCTCTTTGATTTCGCACTTCTATCATCATCActatataattgtgttttttctttgCCATCTAAAAGTGAACTTTCACACTTAACCACTTGATTAAGTTCGAGTGCAGTTGGAATCTTCCTTGGGTTTCTCACGATAATTatcataaaatgtgcaatcttaaaatcaaatCACACCATAACCCAAGTTACTTCTTTTGAATTAAAACAGGAAACAAAATATAAGATAAAGAATTAGATAATTAAATATgcaaatatatctcaaaaaaacaattgaaagCAAATCTTCTAAATTGATATTCTCTCAAAATCATGCAATTAAAATTCTTCTGCAAaatccttaaaaaaataaaaaaaaaatatagtttgaagatattattaaaaaaatcttccGTGAGTGTTTAAATCAATTACAATAAATGCggaaatttgagaaaaatatttagaaacgttttaatttttt includes:
- the LOC137836166 gene encoding protein ACCELERATED CELL DEATH 6-like — its product is MNLDIRMRRRRNMYRFIKKDRARSPLIVTILKQNKGILEKIVKRKKEWIHVKDDIGRNALHYAASIGYLHGVDYLLQNCHTCNMERDNNGFFPLHLASTFGHIEVLKKLLENCPNPREIVDNKGRNIVHIAAIMGQFNVVRYVLRDANDGVKDMINDKDYDGNTPLHLAASHSRPKIVQALTWDTRVDLHCLNNNNQTALDAFEQFKQENNPPYPQRLTWCQLKSVGVQNAKRGLHSIEIPSPWKPEPENTDFYKDRINTLMVVSTLITTVAFAGGFTLPGGNNSCTPGQGMAVMLNHMWFKPFIFCITASMYGGISVTIILIWAQLGDITLTLLALNVAMPLLGVTLATLSMAFLAGVHLVISDLSWLATTVLILCVVFILLLLLLYTLLWFPSKSSNLIMRYIYFYPFRFLTWLFEDSIEGRQFWIHY